Part of the Pseudomonas lijiangensis genome is shown below.
CTTGAGCCTTTTTGGCTTCAATGGGTTCATGGCGGCCAATGGGGTTGATCTCAACCTCAATCAGCTGCTGGTCTTCTGCGCCGTGTTCGGTTTCGCCGGCTCGCTGTTCTCGCTGCTCATCTCCAAGTGGTCGGCAAAAATGAGCACCGGCACGCAGATCATTACCCAGCCTCGCACTCGCCATGAGCAATGGTTGCTGCAGACCGTGGAGCAACTGTCCAGGGAAGCCGGTATCAAAATGCCGGAAGTCGGTATTTTCCCGGCCTACGAGGCCAACGCCTTCGCCACGGGCTGGAGCAAGAACGACGCTCTGGTTGCGGTGAGCCAGGGTTTGCTGGAGCGCTTCTCGCCCGACGAAGTCAAGGCAGTACTGGCCCACGAAATCGGTCACGTCGCCAATGGCGACATGGTGACACTGGCACTGGTACAGGGCGTGGTGAACACCTTCGTCATGTTCTTTGCACGGATCATCGGCAACTTCGTCGACAAGGTGATCTTCAAGACTGAAAACGGTCAAGGTATCGCCTACTACATCACCACGATCTTCGCTGAACTGGTCCTGGGCTTCCTGGCCAGCGCTATCGTGATGTGGTTCTCGCGCAAACGCGAATACCGGGCTGACGAAGCGGGCGCCCGACTGGCCGGCACCAGCGCAATGATTGGCGCACTGCAACGCCTGCGCTCCGAACAGGGCGTACCGGTCAATATGCCGAGCACCCTGAGCGCATTCGGCATCAACGGCGGCCTCAAGCACGGTCTGGCTGGCCTGTTCATGAGCCACCCGCCACTGGAAGAGCGTATCGAGGCGCTGCGCCGTCGCGGTTGATCCAGGGCTGTAACCGGAAGGGCGACGCGAGTCGCCCTTTTTTGTGCCTGCCTGATTGATGCCCCGGCAACGCTTCAGGAATTTCGATCAGAATACCTAAGAACTTATATTGGATTCCGATCAATGCCCTGCCCCAAGATAAGCGCATCCCAGACACTCAGGACCTCACCATGTTTCCCAGCCTGTTCATCTCCCACGGCTCTCCCATGCTCGCGCTGGAACCCGGCGAAAGCGGTCCGGCGCTGGCACGGCTGGCGA
Proteins encoded:
- the htpX gene encoding protease HtpX is translated as MMRILLFLATNLAVVLIASITLSLFGFNGFMAANGVDLNLNQLLVFCAVFGFAGSLFSLLISKWSAKMSTGTQIITQPRTRHEQWLLQTVEQLSREAGIKMPEVGIFPAYEANAFATGWSKNDALVAVSQGLLERFSPDEVKAVLAHEIGHVANGDMVTLALVQGVVNTFVMFFARIIGNFVDKVIFKTENGQGIAYYITTIFAELVLGFLASAIVMWFSRKREYRADEAGARLAGTSAMIGALQRLRSEQGVPVNMPSTLSAFGINGGLKHGLAGLFMSHPPLEERIEALRRRG